A region from the Fusobacterium sp. DD2 genome encodes:
- a CDS encoding SoxR reducing system RseC family protein — protein sequence MVNKGIVKKIDGDKITVKLYKDTACSHCSGCSGDSKYGKDFEFETDKKAEIGDTVTFEIAAGKVIKAASIAYILPAVAMIVGYFFGNKILSLNENMSILSSFIGLFLSFVFLFLYDRLVIKKRKNSEIEIISIEKEDTSNMIDSCKNKENW from the coding sequence ATGGTAAATAAAGGAATTGTCAAAAAAATAGATGGGGACAAAATTACTGTAAAACTGTATAAAGACACTGCTTGTTCTCATTGTAGCGGATGTAGTGGAGATAGCAAATACGGAAAAGATTTTGAATTTGAAACTGATAAAAAGGCTGAAATTGGAGATACTGTGACTTTTGAAATAGCTGCTGGAAAAGTTATAAAAGCTGCTTCAATAGCTTATATTCTTCCAGCTGTAGCAATGATAGTTGGTTATTTCTTTGGAAATAAGATACTTAGTTTAAATGAAAATATGAGTATTCTATCTAGCTTTATCGGATTATTCCTATCTTTTGTATTTCTTTTCCTATATGATAGACTTGTAATTAAGAAAAGAAAAAATTCAGAAATTGAAATTATCTCAATAGAAAAAGAAGATACTTCAAATATGATTGATAGCTGTAAAAATAAAGAAAACTGGTAA
- a CDS encoding alpha/beta fold hydrolase, with protein MDYKPSLLFKNGHISTCYPTIFRKVEIEYERERIETPDGDFLDIDWLKNGSKNLLVLCHGLEGSSRSNYIKGIGKYFTKKKWDVLAMNYRGCSGEMNRKPKFYNMGQIEDLHTVLEKTKDYERVVIAGFSLGAGLVLNYLGREKNINDNIICGIAVSAPCDALGSSRTFDKKSNSIYRNYFLKKLKRKMAEKIKLFPEEKHLQDAMNAKTIEDFDNLYTAPQYGYRDAIDYYENVSANKVIKNIKLPVLILMAEDDPIMSESCYPKEESKNNPNITLQITKYGGHVGYVQLDKDYYWLEERMGDYIDKITGEK; from the coding sequence ATGGATTATAAACCAAGTCTGTTATTTAAAAATGGACATATTAGTACTTGCTATCCAACAATTTTTAGAAAAGTGGAGATTGAATATGAAAGAGAAAGAATTGAAACTCCAGATGGGGATTTTTTAGATATTGACTGGTTAAAAAATGGTAGTAAAAATCTTTTAGTCTTATGTCATGGACTGGAAGGAAGTTCAAGAAGTAATTATATTAAGGGAATAGGAAAATATTTTACTAAGAAAAAGTGGGATGTTCTAGCTATGAATTATCGTGGATGCAGTGGAGAAATGAACAGAAAACCCAAATTTTATAACATGGGTCAAATTGAAGATTTGCATACTGTACTTGAAAAAACAAAAGATTATGAAAGAGTAGTAATAGCGGGATTTAGTTTAGGAGCAGGACTTGTGTTAAATTACCTGGGAAGAGAAAAAAATATAAATGATAATATCATATGTGGTATTGCTGTATCAGCTCCATGTGATGCACTTGGAAGTTCAAGAACATTTGATAAAAAAAGTAACTCAATTTATAGAAATTATTTTTTAAAGAAATTGAAAAGAAAAATGGCAGAAAAAATAAAACTTTTCCCTGAGGAAAAACATCTTCAAGATGCAATGAATGCAAAAACTATAGAAGATTTTGACAATCTATATACAGCTCCACAATATGGATATAGAGATGCTATTGATTATTATGAAAATGTAAGTGCAAATAAAGTGATAAAAAATATTAAATTGCCAGTTCTAATACTTATGGCAGAAGATGATCCTATAATGTCTGAAAGCTGTTATCCAAAAGAAGAGAGTAAAAATAATCCAAATATAACTCTACAAATTACAAAATATGGGGGACATGTAGGATATGTTCAATTAGACAAGGATTATTATTGGTTAGAAGAGAGAATGGGAGATTACATAGATAAAATAACTGGAGAGAAATAA
- the dtd gene encoding D-aminoacyl-tRNA deacylase, which produces MRAVIQKVKYSSVSVDEKIVGKIDKGFMILLGVTHEDGEKEVEWLAKKIKDLRIFEDQDGKMNLSLEDVKGEVLIISQFTLYGDCIKGRRPSFTQAAKPDMANDLYEKFVEKFRSFGIKTETGIFGADMKVELLNDGPVTMIIDTKDVASLNK; this is translated from the coding sequence ATGAGAGCTGTAATACAAAAAGTAAAATATTCATCTGTTTCTGTAGATGAAAAAATCGTAGGAAAAATAGATAAAGGATTTATGATATTATTAGGAGTTACTCATGAAGATGGGGAAAAAGAGGTAGAATGGTTAGCTAAAAAGATAAAAGATTTAAGAATCTTTGAAGATCAGGATGGAAAAATGAATCTAAGCCTTGAAGATGTAAAGGGAGAAGTTCTTATTATCTCACAATTCACTCTTTATGGAGATTGTATAAAAGGACGTCGTCCTAGTTTTACACAAGCAGCTAAACCTGATATGGCAAATGATTTATATGAAAAATTTGTTGAAAAGTTTAGAAGTTTTGGAATTAAAACTGAAACTGGTATATTTGGTGCAGATATGAAGGTTGAACTTTTAAATGATGGACCTGTTACAATGATAATAGATACAAAAGATGTAGCATCACTTAATAAATAA
- a CDS encoding nicotinate phosphoribosyltransferase, giving the protein MNKPRILTEFARVLNSDRYQYTESDIFLMENMEEKIAVFDVFFRKTADGGFAVVAGVQEVINLIEILNTTPEEEKREYFSKLIESEELIDYLSKMKFTGELYAMRDGEIAYPNEPVITIKAPLIQAQILETPILNIINMEMAIASKASRVTRAAYPVQVSAFGSRRAHGFDSAVTGNKAAVIGGCTSHSNMVTEYKYGIKSVGTMAHSYVQSFGVGSAAEKEAFKTFIKHRVNRKGNTLILLIDTYNTLGMGIQNAIEAFKECGIDDSYPGIYGVRIDSGDLAYLSKRCRALLDAAGFKKAQIFLTNSLNEELIRSLKEQGACVNVYGVGDEIAVSKSNPCFGGVYKIVEIDGNPVMKLSEDVVKISNPGFKEVYRIYDQSGLAYADLITLVRNDKDKELLIHGKDLVIRDEKYDFKYSQLKENQYTIKKLTRQYIDKGEIIQSEYEELFDILGSQKYYLESLEKISEERKRLENPHKYKVDLSSDLLSLKYNLIKSIKSEIE; this is encoded by the coding sequence ATGAATAAACCAAGAATTCTGACAGAGTTTGCAAGAGTACTAAATTCTGACAGATACCAATATACAGAAAGCGATATTTTTTTAATGGAAAATATGGAAGAAAAGATAGCGGTATTTGATGTTTTTTTCAGAAAAACTGCTGATGGAGGATTTGCAGTAGTTGCTGGAGTGCAAGAGGTAATCAATTTAATTGAGATACTTAATACTACTCCTGAAGAGGAAAAAAGAGAATATTTTTCAAAATTGATAGAATCTGAAGAGCTTATAGACTATCTATCTAAGATGAAATTTACAGGGGAGTTATATGCTATGAGAGATGGAGAGATAGCGTATCCAAATGAACCTGTTATAACTATAAAAGCGCCTTTAATTCAGGCACAAATATTAGAAACACCTATATTAAATATTATAAATATGGAAATGGCAATAGCTTCAAAAGCTTCAAGAGTAACAAGAGCTGCTTATCCAGTTCAGGTTTCAGCTTTTGGAAGTAGAAGAGCACATGGATTTGACAGTGCTGTAACAGGAAATAAAGCTGCAGTAATTGGAGGATGTACAAGTCACTCTAATATGGTAACTGAGTATAAATATGGAATTAAAAGTGTAGGAACAATGGCACACTCTTATGTTCAATCTTTTGGAGTGGGAAGTGCTGCTGAGAAAGAGGCATTTAAAACTTTTATAAAACATAGAGTAAATAGAAAAGGAAATACTTTAATACTGCTTATAGATACATATAACACTTTAGGAATGGGAATACAAAATGCAATTGAAGCATTTAAAGAGTGTGGAATAGATGATTCATATCCTGGAATTTATGGAGTAAGAATAGATTCAGGTGACCTTGCATATCTTTCTAAGAGATGTAGAGCACTTTTAGATGCAGCTGGGTTTAAAAAGGCTCAGATATTCTTAACAAATTCATTAAATGAGGAATTGATAAGATCATTAAAAGAGCAGGGAGCTTGTGTAAATGTATATGGTGTTGGAGATGAAATAGCAGTAAGCAAATCAAACCCATGCTTTGGTGGAGTATATAAAATAGTTGAAATAGATGGCAACCCAGTTATGAAATTATCTGAAGATGTTGTTAAGATTTCAAATCCAGGTTTTAAAGAGGTATATAGAATCTACGACCAAAGTGGACTTGCATATGCAGATCTTATAACATTAGTAAGAAATGATAAGGATAAAGAACTTCTTATCCATGGAAAAGATCTTGTAATTAGAGATGAAAAATATGATTTTAAATATAGCCAGCTTAAAGAAAATCAATATACAATAAAGAAACTTACAAGACAATATATCGATAAAGGTGAGATTATCCAGTCTGAATATGAAGAGTTATTTGATATTTTAGGTTCTCAAAAATATTATTTAGAGAGTCTTGAAAAAATATCAGAAGAGAGAAAAAGATTGGAAAATCCACATAAATATAAGGTGGATTTATCAAGTGATTTACTAAGTTTAAAATATAATTTGATAAAAAGTATAAAGTCTGAAATTGAATAG
- the mgsA gene encoding methylglyoxal synthase produces MKKIALIAHDNMKEDLVEFVKKHVDFFKQYPLVATGTTGKKIIDATGLDICRYQSGPIGGDQQIGADIATNQIEVVFFFRDPLTAQPHEPDISALIRLADVHKIPIATNKSTAELIIKALKTK; encoded by the coding sequence ATGAAAAAAATCGCACTTATAGCACATGACAACATGAAAGAAGATCTTGTTGAATTTGTAAAAAAACATGTTGATTTCTTTAAACAATACCCATTAGTTGCAACAGGAACTACTGGTAAAAAAATTATTGACGCAACTGGTCTTGATATTTGCAGATATCAATCTGGACCAATTGGTGGAGACCAGCAAATTGGAGCAGATATTGCTACAAACCAAATTGAAGTGGTTTTCTTCTTTAGAGATCCATTAACTGCCCAACCGCATGAACCTGATATCTCTGCACTTATAAGACTTGCAGATGTACATAAAATACCAATAGCTACTAATAAATCTACTGCAGAACTTATTATAAAAGCTTTAAAAACTAAATAA
- a CDS encoding phosphatidylserine decarboxylase, with amino-acid sequence MEFKKIDYIERKTGEILTEKVPGEKYLKFLYYNPLGELPLKFVVRKKFLTEWYGKSMDKKESVKKIPGFIAEAGVNISEAKKKLEEFTSFNDFFYRELKPGARKIDYDENAVVTPADGKILAFENLNKEKEFYVKGDKFTLKDFFRDENLAKKYEDGAFVIVRLAPVDYHRFHFPADGKIGPSHLINGDYYSVSTHAIRKNFRILCENKREYSILETKNFGDIAIVEIGATMVGGIKQTYTPNTHVDKGSEKGYFFFGGSTVVLVFEKGKIKIDADLIENTKKGIETKVYMGEKIGTAL; translated from the coding sequence ATGGAATTTAAGAAAATAGATTATATAGAGAGAAAAACAGGTGAAATTTTAACAGAGAAGGTTCCTGGAGAGAAGTATTTAAAGTTTTTATACTATAATCCATTAGGAGAGCTTCCTTTAAAATTTGTAGTTAGAAAGAAATTTCTTACAGAGTGGTATGGAAAGTCTATGGATAAAAAAGAATCAGTGAAAAAAATACCTGGTTTTATTGCAGAAGCAGGGGTAAATATATCTGAAGCTAAGAAAAAATTAGAGGAGTTTACCTCTTTTAATGATTTTTTCTATAGGGAACTTAAGCCAGGAGCAAGAAAGATTGACTATGATGAAAATGCAGTAGTCACTCCAGCAGATGGAAAAATTCTTGCTTTTGAAAATTTAAATAAAGAGAAAGAGTTTTATGTAAAGGGAGATAAATTTACATTAAAAGACTTTTTTAGAGATGAGAATCTTGCTAAAAAATATGAAGATGGTGCATTTGTTATAGTAAGATTAGCACCTGTTGATTATCATAGATTTCATTTCCCAGCAGATGGAAAAATTGGACCGTCACATCTAATAAATGGAGATTACTATTCAGTATCTACCCATGCAATAAGAAAGAATTTCAGAATATTATGTGAGAATAAGAGAGAATATTCTATATTGGAGACTAAAAATTTTGGAGATATTGCAATAGTGGAAATTGGAGCTACTATGGTTGGGGGAATTAAACAGACTTATACACCAAATACACATGTTGATAAAGGAAGTGAAAAGGGATATTTCTTTTTTGGAGGATCAACAGTAGTTCTTGTATTTGAAAAAGGTAAAATAAAAATTGATGCTGATCTTATAGAGAATACTAAAAAAGGTATAGAGACAAAAGTTTACATGGGTGAGAAAATAGGAACAGCACTTTAG
- a CDS encoding NusG domain II-containing protein — MKRRPKYFKMGDLIIYIFFIAFFSLVGLKITSLSHEKASRVEIYVDGKLQYTYPLQEEEKDLFVDTNLGGVNVKFKDNMVRVTSSNSPLKINVKRGWIKDPGEVIIGVPDRLLIKVVGDGKDDNEDLDYIVR; from the coding sequence ATGAAAAGAAGACCAAAATATTTTAAAATGGGTGACCTGATAATATATATTTTCTTTATAGCCTTTTTTTCATTGGTTGGATTGAAAATAACGAGCTTAAGTCACGAAAAAGCTTCACGTGTTGAAATATATGTAGATGGAAAACTCCAATATACATATCCGCTACAGGAAGAAGAAAAAGATCTTTTTGTAGATACAAATTTAGGTGGAGTAAATGTAAAGTTTAAAGACAATATGGTAAGGGTAACAAGTTCTAATTCTCCTCTTAAGATTAATGTAAAAAGAGGATGGATAAAAGACCCAGGAGAGGTTATCATAGGAGTTCCTGATAGACTTTTAATAAAAGTGGTTGGAGATGGAAAAGATGATAATGAGGATCTTGATTATATTGTAAGATAG
- a CDS encoding AI-2E family transporter — MEGKGKGVKIIFIGVVLILIQSFLQQYETVAMIYEKYVGYLIPVIYAFFIAIFLEPIVTFFETKWRLKRVLAILLTLIILILLIAGFIGIVAPELGKSIKDLYLKLPMMQDKIEGYTEEVINYLKRKGLIVIGEVELQKSMIDFVKKNTKYIQEVGFSALLNIVWWTVALTKFLIGVFLGVLILFSKEYFSSFLENIVKLTFGKQKGNDFMVFLGKSRDILLKYVCGRIVVSIAVGFITFAVMFITGTPYAMLTGVMMGVGNMIPYVGSIIAGLLAIFLVALAQPYKLLFLFLAIVIAQAVDGWIIGPKIVGESVGMSTFWIVVSVLIGGSLFGPIGMFFGVPVFAMIKLVYHNRLRKEEEKEKEC; from the coding sequence ATGGAGGGGAAGGGTAAAGGAGTAAAAATTATTTTTATAGGTGTTGTGCTTATATTGATACAAAGTTTTTTACAACAGTATGAAACTGTTGCAATGATTTATGAAAAGTATGTTGGATATTTAATTCCAGTAATATATGCCTTTTTTATAGCTATTTTCCTGGAACCTATAGTCACTTTTTTTGAAACGAAATGGAGACTTAAAAGAGTTCTTGCAATACTTCTTACTTTAATAATTCTTATACTGCTTATAGCAGGTTTTATAGGGATTGTTGCACCTGAATTGGGAAAAAGTATTAAAGATTTGTATCTTAAACTTCCAATGATGCAGGATAAAATAGAGGGATATACAGAAGAGGTAATAAATTACCTGAAGAGAAAAGGATTAATAGTTATAGGTGAAGTTGAACTTCAAAAGAGTATGATTGATTTTGTTAAGAAAAATACAAAGTATATTCAGGAAGTTGGGTTTTCAGCACTTTTAAATATTGTATGGTGGACTGTTGCCTTAACTAAGTTTTTAATAGGAGTATTTTTAGGAGTGCTCATTTTATTTAGTAAAGAATATTTTTCGTCTTTTTTAGAGAATATTGTAAAACTTACTTTTGGAAAACAAAAAGGTAATGATTTTATGGTATTTCTTGGAAAGTCGCGAGATATTTTGCTTAAATATGTCTGTGGTAGAATTGTGGTATCAATAGCAGTTGGTTTTATTACTTTTGCAGTTATGTTTATAACAGGTACTCCCTATGCAATGCTTACAGGAGTAATGATGGGAGTGGGAAATATGATTCCATATGTAGGGTCTATTATAGCAGGACTTTTAGCAATTTTCCTAGTTGCTCTTGCACAACCCTATAAACTGTTATTTTTATTCCTGGCAATAGTTATAGCACAGGCAGTAGATGGATGGATAATAGGACCTAAAATAGTTGGGGAAAGCGTAGGTATGAGTACATTTTGGATAGTGGTATCAGTGCTTATTGGAGGAAGTTTATTTGGTCCAATTGGAATGTTTTTTGGAGTTCCAGTTTTTGCAATGATAAAACTTGTATATCATAACCGTTTAAGGAAAGAAGAGGAGAAGGAAAAAGAATGTTAG
- a CDS encoding class I SAM-dependent RNA methyltransferase yields the protein MLEKVTLIASATMGVESIVRDECKELGFENVNAFNGRVEFDGTVRDIAKANIHLRCADRVFLKMGEFRATSFEQLFNNIKKINWGDVIPENGEFPVSWVSSVKCKLYSKSDIQSITKKAIVEKLKEKYHKDYFYEDGAKYAIKIQGNKDTFIVMIDTSGDPLHKRGYRAIKNEAPIKETMAAALVYLSGWSRRGIPLMDPMCGTGTLLIEAAMIARNIAPGSNRNFASEKWNIIPEKDWLDVRDDAFSMEDYDKEVKIFGSDIDEATIEIAKKNIEKAGVEDDIVLECKNFLDLETDEEYGALITNPPYGDRLMDDESVERLYRLLGDVCRMRLPKWSYYIITSKKNFEECFGRKATKNRKLYNGGIECYYYQYYGERKGKNGKR from the coding sequence ATGTTAGAAAAAGTAACTTTAATTGCTTCAGCAACTATGGGAGTTGAAAGTATAGTAAGAGATGAGTGTAAGGAGCTTGGCTTTGAAAATGTCAATGCATTCAATGGAAGAGTGGAATTTGATGGAACTGTAAGGGATATAGCAAAAGCAAATATTCATCTTAGATGCGCTGATAGAGTATTTTTAAAAATGGGAGAGTTTAGAGCAACAAGTTTTGAACAACTTTTCAATAATATTAAAAAAATTAATTGGGGAGATGTAATACCTGAAAATGGGGAATTTCCTGTTAGCTGGGTAAGCTCTGTGAAATGTAAATTATATTCAAAATCAGATATTCAAAGTATTACAAAAAAGGCCATAGTAGAAAAATTAAAAGAAAAGTATCATAAAGATTATTTCTATGAAGATGGAGCTAAATATGCTATAAAGATTCAAGGGAATAAAGATACTTTTATAGTTATGATAGATACAAGTGGAGATCCATTACACAAAAGAGGTTATAGAGCTATAAAAAATGAAGCTCCTATAAAGGAGACAATGGCTGCAGCTCTAGTATACCTGTCAGGATGGAGTAGAAGAGGGATTCCTTTGATGGATCCAATGTGTGGTACAGGAACTCTTCTTATAGAAGCAGCAATGATAGCTAGAAATATAGCACCAGGAAGCAATAGAAACTTTGCATCTGAAAAATGGAATATTATTCCTGAAAAAGATTGGTTAGATGTAAGAGATGATGCTTTTTCAATGGAAGACTATGATAAAGAGGTAAAAATATTTGGATCAGATATTGATGAGGCTACTATTGAAATTGCCAAGAAAAATATTGAAAAAGCAGGAGTAGAAGATGATATAGTCTTAGAGTGTAAAAACTTCTTAGATCTGGAAACTGATGAAGAGTATGGAGCTTTAATAACAAACCCTCCTTATGGAGATAGACTTATGGATGATGAGTCAGTTGAAAGATTGTATAGACTTTTAGGAGATGTATGTAGAATGAGACTTCCTAAATGGTCATACTATATAATCACATCAAAGAAAAATTTTGAAGAGTGTTTTGGTAGAAAAGCAACTAAAAATAGAAAATTGTATAATGGTGGAATAGAGTGCTATTATTATCAATATTATGGAGAGAGAAAAGGGAAAAATGGAAAGAGATAA
- a CDS encoding peptidylprolyl isomerase, translating into MVLNAKIKTDKGDINLKLFPEVAPMTVTNFVQLSRRGYYDGLKFHRVIEDFMIQGGDPTGTGAGGPGYQFRDEFKEGVVFDKPGKLAMANAGPNTNGSQFFITHVPTGWLNYKHTIFGEVVSEGDQKIVNEIKQGDKITGIEITGDVDKFVEAQAELIKNIDDILAQTMPNLKK; encoded by the coding sequence ATAGTGTTAAATGCAAAAATAAAAACAGATAAAGGAGATATTAATTTAAAATTATTCCCAGAAGTAGCTCCAATGACAGTAACAAACTTTGTACAGCTATCAAGAAGAGGTTACTATGACGGGTTAAAATTTCATAGAGTTATTGAGGATTTCATGATTCAAGGTGGAGACCCAACAGGAACTGGAGCTGGAGGACCTGGATATCAATTTAGAGATGAATTTAAAGAAGGTGTAGTATTTGATAAACCAGGAAAATTAGCAATGGCTAATGCAGGACCAAATACAAATGGATCACAATTCTTTATAACTCATGTTCCTACTGGATGGTTAAACTACAAACATACAATATTTGGAGAAGTAGTTTCAGAAGGTGACCAAAAAATTGTAAATGAAATTAAGCAGGGAGATAAAATAACTGGTATTGAAATTACTGGAGATGTTGACAAATTTGTTGAAGCTCAAGCTGAGTTAATAAAAAATATTGATGATATCTTAGCACAAACAATGCCAAATTTAAAAAAATAA